In a single window of the Rhodamnia argentea isolate NSW1041297 chromosome 2, ASM2092103v1, whole genome shotgun sequence genome:
- the LOC115746286 gene encoding receptor-like protein kinase 7 has translation MSVANLPPLFLLCFLALFALARSDQLQTLLDLSGALQSPSPDVFSSWKPTTPFCNFTGVTCDGGGSVVAIDLSGRRLTGVLPLDSICTLPSLERLAFGRNSLHGPITKGLNNCVKLQYLDLGNNFFAGKFPEISALAELRYLYVNGSNLNGTFPWSSLKNMTNLVYLSVGDNPFGSFPFPGEILDLYELKWLYMANCSIQGEIPSGIGRLNKLINLELSSNNIIGEIPAEIGNLTDLWQLELYKNRLTGKFPVGMRNLTKLEKFDASQNYLEGDLSELRFLRNLVTLQLFFNDFSGQVPVEFGEFERLVNLSLYTNRLSGPLPEKLGSWAEFDFIDVSENFLTGPIPPDMCKRGTMKELLMLQNRLSGEIPATYANCSTLTRFRVSNNSLSGPVPDGIWGLPNLNIIDVAMNQLKGPITSDIENAKSLGQLFLSKNHLSGELPEEISKAESLVAIDLSNNHFSGRIPLKIGDLKQLSSLHMENNVLSGSIPDSLGSCDSLSDLEMANNSLSGKIPPSLGSLPVLNSLNLSENHLSGQIPSSLSSLRLSLLDLSNNRLTGQIPQSLSIEAYNGSFSGNPGLCSSTITTFQRCSPETGMSKDIRTLIICLVVVVVLLLLSLACYVQLYRREKDQERSLKEESWNVKSFQVLTFTEDEILDAIKEENLIGKGASGNVYRVVLTNGRELAVKHIWNTDSGSGGGRRKSQTTSPMLRKQSEKSREFDAEVETLSSIRHVNVVKLYCSITSEDSSLLVYEYMPNGSLWDRLHMCRKTELNWETRYEIAVGAARGLEYLHHGCERPVIHRDVKSSNILLDEFLKPRIADFGLAKIVQANSSKDSTHVIAGTHGYIAPEYGYTYKVNEKSDVYSFGVVLMELVTGKRPIEPEYGENKDIVNWVSSKLKTRQDVLGIVDSRIPEPYKEEAINVLRIGILCTTNLPNLRPTMRSVVQMLEDAEPCKLVRVVVEKDGNGKALVADSRKIKPEP, from the exons ATGTCCGTCGCGAACCTCCCCCCTCTGTTCCTTCTCTGCTTCCTCGCCCTCTTCGCTCTCGCCAGATCCGACCAACTCCAGACACTCCTTGACCTATCCGGCGCGCTTCAATCCCCGAGCCCGGACGTCTTCTCTTCGTGGAAGCCGACCACGCCCTTCTGCAACTTCACCGGCGTCACATGTGATGGCGGCGGCTCCGTCGTTGCCATCGACCTATCCGGTCGTCGGCTGACCGGCGTCCTCCCTCTGGATTCCATCTGTACGTTGCCGTCTCTGGAGAGACTTGCGTTTGGCCGGAATTCCCTACATGGACCGATCACGAAGGGCCTGAACAATTGCGTGAAGTTGCAGTACTTGGACCTTGGCAACAACTTCTTCGCTGGCAAGTTCCCGGAGATATCCGCCCTCGCTGAACTGCGATATCTTTACGTGAACGGAAGCAATCTCAACGGGACTTTCCCATGGAGCTCGCTCAAGAACATGACCAATTTGGTCTACTTGAGCGTCGGTGACAACCCTTTCGGCAGCTTTCCGTTTCCAGGAGAAATTCTTGATCTTTACGAGTTGAAGTGGCTCTACATGGCGAATTGCAGCATCCAGGGTGAAATCCCATCCGGCATTGGGAGGCTCAACAAGCTCATCAATTTGGAGCTCTCGAGCAACAACATCATTGGCGAAATTCCTGCGGAGATTGGGAATTTGACCGACCTGTGGCAGCTCGAGCTGTACAAGAACCGCTTGACCGGGAAGTTTCCAGTGGGGATGAGGAACTTGACGAAGCTCGAGAAGTTCGACGCTTCTCAGAATTATCTGGAAGGCGATTTGTCCGAATTGAGGTTCCTGAGGAACTTGGTGACTCTGCAGCTGTTCTTTAATGATTTTTCAGGCCAAGTCCCAGTCGAGTTCGGCGAGTTCGAGCGGCTTGTGAACTTGTCGCTCTACACGAATAGATTGAGTGGCCCCCTGCCTGAGAAACTAGGCTCGTGGGCAGAGTTTGATTTCATCGACGTGTCGGAAAATTTCTTGACCGGGCCGATTCCGCCGGATATGTGCAAGCGGGGGACCATGAAGGAGCTCCTCATGCTCCAGAACAGGCTGAGTGGCGAAATTCCCGCAACTTATGCCAATTGCTCGACGCTGACTCGGTTCCGTGTCAGCAACAACTCGCTCTCCGGTCCCGTGCCTGATGGCATCTGGGGCTTGCCCAATTTGAACATTATTGATGTCGCCATGAATCAGCTCAAGGGTCCTATCACATCCGACATCGAAAATGCAAAGTCTCTCGGGCAGTTGTTCCTGTCCAAAAACCACCTGTCGGGAGAATTGCCGGAGGAAATCTCGAAGGCTGAATCTTTGGTTGCAATCGATTTGAGCAACAATCATTTCTCAGGGAGAATTCCGTTGAAAATTGGTGACCTGAAACAGCTGAGCAGCCTTCACATGGAGAACAATGTGCTCTCTGGCTCCATACCAGATTCGCTAGGCTCATGTGACTCGCTCAGCGACCTTGAAATGGCTAACAATTCACTTTCTGGCAAAATCCCGCCATCTCTCGGGTCTTTACCAGTGCTGAACTCGCTCAATCTGTCGGAAAACCATCTCTCAGGTCAAATTCCCTCGAGTCTATCCTCCTTGAGATTGAGCCTTCTTGATCTGTCGAACAACCGGTTAACCGGTCAGATTCCGCAGTCTCTGTCAATCGAAGCTTACAACGGCAGCTTCTCCGGCAACCCCGGCCTCTGCAGCTCCACGATCACCACCTTCCAGAGGTGCTCGCCGGAAACTGGCATGTCCAAGGATATCCGAACGCTCATAATCTGCCTCGTTGTAGTCGTGGTTCTCCTGTTGCTGTCCCTTGCTTGCTATGTCCAGTTATACAGGAGGGAGAAGGATCAAGAAAGGTCCCTAAAGGAAGAATCTTGGAATGTGAAGTCATTCCAAGTTCTGACTTTTACTGAGGATGAGATTCTTGATGCCATCAAGGAAGAGAATCTCATTGGAAAAGGCGCTTCGGGGAATGTCTACAGAGTCGTGCTCACCAACGGCAGAGAACTCGCTGTCAAGCACATTTGGAATACAGACTCCGGCAGCGGAGGAGGGCGGAGGAAGAGCCAGACCACGAGCCCAATGCTCAGGAAGCAGAGCGAGAAGTCACGGGAATTCGATGCCGAGGTGGAGACCTTGAGCTCCATCAGGCACGTGAATGTGGTGAAACTGTACTGTAGTATCACGAGCGAGGACTCGAGCTTGCTGGTCTATGAGTACATGCCGAACGGGAGCTTGTGGGACCGGCTTCACATGTGCCGAAAGACAGAGCTCAACTGGGAGACAAGGTATGAGATAGCCGTGGGAGCGGCCAGGGGATTGGAGTACCTGCATCATGGGTGCGAGAGGCCGGTGATTCACAGGGATGTGAAGTCCAGTAACATTTTGCTGGATGAGTTCTTGAAGCCTAGGATTGCTGATTTCGGGCTTGCCAAGATTGTTCAGGCCAATAGTAGCAAGGATTCAACCCATGTTATTGCCGGAACACATGGTTACATTGCTCCTG AATATGGCTACACGTACAAGGTGAATGAGAAGAGCGACGTCTACAGCTTCGGGGTGGTGCTAATGGAGCTAGTGACAGGAAAACGGCCAATAGAACCAGAGTACGGAGAGAACAAGGACATCGTGAACTGGGTCTCGAGCAAGTTGAAGACGAGACAAGACGTGTTGGGCATTGTGGACTCGAGAATCCCCGAGCCCTACAAGGAAGAGGCCATCAACGTGTTGAGGATCGGCATCCTCTGCACAACGAACCTCCCGAACCTGAGGCCCACTATGAGGAGCGTGGTTCAGATGCTGGAGGATGCGGAGCCGTGCAAGTTGGTCCGCGTCGTTGTCGAGAAAGACGGCAACGGGAAGGCGCTGGTCGCCGACAGCAGGAAGATCAAACCAGAGCCATGA